The Rhododendron vialii isolate Sample 1 chromosome 3a, ASM3025357v1 nucleotide sequence GTCGAGTTCTTTCGAAGTCGAGGGGACTGATGTAGGACACGTGGAGGCCTAATTTCACGATCAATTGGACCGGTCGAAGCCTCAGAAGCCCAAACGTTGTTTAATTTCAAATTACCCAATTTGGCAACTTTCGGACAAGTTTGGAtcgggcccaaacttggtgggttGACTTATTGTCGCGCTGCAATCAATACTCATGAACTCTAGTTGATGATCAACGGtgtttttcggcctaattccttcgtttaggccttcaattggacatttttgccgttttaggaaatatttgttttgttaataaCTTTTAGCGTATTATTCTGtagaagttgattctttttggaaaagtcatgtttttctttcctttttccaattttattaattttcccaaattttgggaattttcgtttttgagttagggttttgctaGGCTTACgcatttttcctataaaaagggttgtaacctaatgtttaAGCAATTTTTAATCAATATTATTCtgactttgtctttttctctcgtGGACTCAAGTTTATCATTCGTtcgattagtacgcaactagtcttttcgtgaattccgctgcgtcaattGCTCTGAGGCTTTGGAGCTTAGATACCCTCAAAGTGATCTAGTTGGAGGCTCGATCCTCTCGAAGTGATTAGCTTCTCACACATTTTCTcttgttcttttaattttcgTTAGTGATCCTGTCAATAAATTAAAGGTTACTTTAGGCTATAGTTGATTTATTACTTGCTTCGGGCAACTTTTACAAACTCAATGGAACTTTTATACTGGCACCATCAATTTTGATGGGGTCGCTGTtgcattttcagaaattttctattttgagcACATATAATGTGCAGCTTAAGGTTGCAAAGCTCACATTACATACAAACTGAAAGCAAGAAACCGAGCCTTGTTCTGTCACACTATCAGGGTTTTGTTCTtagaaaaatacccaaaatttaTCGTATGCTCAAAATAATACATCAAACGTTATGGTGTAAGATTATTTCCGAATAGTGTATTTAAGAATTAAAATGCCTTCGATATACTTGTAAAAGCTATGCAAGTTGACCCGCGGAAAGGTAAGTACAAGAATTGACACATAAATATATTTATGTACACAAATAATAAAAttgcgggtttttttttttttggtcagtcGAAAATAAAAATGTGGGTCTTTACACTCTTTGACCTTATATGTTCCAAGTGTAATAACTGCTTCGATACATTCAAGAGTTAAAAGCAAATTTTATACAGTATATATATTCCGAAAGACTGAAAAtgctttttctcattttctgttttacgaaATATAGTCATTATTCGTGtggaaaaaataaagagaaaaatggaaACTGTGATATTTCTATCGAGGAGGGGGAGGGAAAAAGTGAAGAATCGAGCGGGAAAGCGGATCAAATGGCGAGGGAAAATGGGAagtttactactactactatgaGTGTTACTGTAGATTAACCTAGATCGGTTGATAAGATTGAGAAAGAGAGATCGATGGGCAGGCGTAGATGTGCATAGATCTGTATTTATTGGTGAGTGTGGACGTGTTCTTAGGGTTTCTTCGTTTTTCTGCCGGCATCGGCACCACCGCCGGCCGATGTACTGTTTTCATCCCTTATCTAATAAGAGCTCGCAACAGGCTTCGTGAGACACCCATCAATTTTTGGTACCCAACTAGTGAATCTGAATCACAACCCAGAATCTTCTCCTCGAAATGACTTCCCTTCCAAACCAAACGAGGCCTTAATCACAGGCCCGTCAAATCTCAACCATCCCAGCCAACGATCGGCGGCTCCTGCAACATAACAGGGAGGAAAGGCGACTAATTCGGCTGATCTCCGGCGAACGGAGCGCATGCATCTAGATCCGGCTGCTCCGACTACTTTCATTCTGTTTCCGAACTTTCCTATTCGTCTAAGGTAATTACTGCTGCTCCGCGTTGATTTCAGTGTTTCGTTTGCTTTAGCCGCTGGGATTGGTTGAAATTGATTGAGTTTTGGGTAtggatcattttatttttgtttgccGAGTTGACTGGGAGCTGAGTTTATTGGCCTAGTTTGTAGACTACTTTCTACTGTTTTCACAGAACTGTGTtctgatttgactgggtttgagtTGAAAAACAATGataataaaattaacaaataaaataattgatTCCACTGGATTGTGTGCTGAGTTTAACCGGGGTTTTGGGGTGGAATTTATTCTCTAATGGATCTTTTGCAGGTGCTGGAATGAGCTATGTTTTATATCATTTGTATGCTATGTTGTTTTACAATCCTATGGGGTTTGGTTTTTAGTTGATTCTAGTCTAGTTGTCTCCCCCTTGGGTATGCATCGGGTTGTATTTGCTTGTAAACTGTTTGTGTTATCTCTATATTTCTTGCTGTTCTTCCAAAAAAACAACCTAGATCGGTTGATAGATTGAGAAAGAGAGATCTATGGGCAGGTGTAGATGTGCATAGATTTGTATTTATTGGTAGGTGTAGATGTGTTTTTAGGGTTTCCACTACCGATGCATATGAAAAAGCTAcaatatttcttttcttctctctttatctTGTGATAAGAGTCCTAAGTTTTTCGATCGGTTGTTGCGCAGGTGACAATCCCCGGTGTAAAGGAGTGCAACTGAAGAAGACGATGGTTCAAAGACAATTGGAATCTGACGGTGCGGGTATCTCTCTGTCTCTATTGGATTCTAGTGTAATAAAGTTCTAGAATTGGAATTTTGGTGGATTGCGGTGTCATTGTCGTGGGCTTGAGTCATTAAGTGCAATTTGCTGAGCAGCTGAATCTTCGTTGTTACTCACATCGAAGTCCAAGTATATTTTAGGTGAATTTTTGTGGGATTTCAAAATATGTTAGGTATAcgtaggtgttttttttttgttgttgatctTTTTGGAGTATGGTGGAAGGCAGTGAAGTTAATTTGCGAACTGTTGTCCTTTTTtccaatttgttttttcttttctgtgtaTGGTTCATGTACATTGAAACAATTGTTTGTATTTCCTTGTCAATTTGAAATGGTCTCACCTTTCCCTTTAATATAATGGAATGGTGAATTGACTGAATTGATTTGATGGATTGGTTGCATATAACGATAGCTAGCACTGAACACAACTCTCTTCCAAGTCATCCAAAATCCCATCTTTAGTTTTCTGTGATTACTAAAACTTTAGACACCTATGTAGCCTGCAACTAATGTCTAGATGTAATGTTGAGAAGAAATAGGGACTGTAAAAAAAAGGAGTATAAAAATACTACCTTCAAAATATTAATAATCTCGTTCTACATTTCATCATCTTTCATGACTATGGAAAAACCACATTGTTGAGGGGAGAGCTCTCAAGGATTAGGGTAGATGTTTCCAAGTGTAGTGAGGAGGGAGGAAGAAATCTGCCACTATCTAAAAATAAACCACGTTATTTTTTATCAAGTGTTCGTATTATATATTTCTAATGCATATATTTCTAATGCATATAataacttttaattattcaagGTGCCTCAAGTGTCTGTCCAAAATTGACGTGTCCGTATCaatatccgtgcttcttagcacaggaaaataattagctatatcctcttcttcttccagaAACTTTAGCATGTCCCAAAGATACCGTAAATGGCAGGGATAATATCCGAAGGCCTTCAAATTGTCAATTCGTATGTGAAAAGATGAATTAAATCTGTAATATATGCTTtctacttttattttctttgtggAAAGCGTAGGGGGCAGAGGTGGAATTTGGTAATTATAGTGGCAAGCTGCTTTTGAATTTCTCCTTCCTTTATAGTTGTCTTTTTGGAGTGATATATCAAATTGGGTGCTGCATTCTTTGAGGCGGCCAGGTCATGTATGAAATGGACAGGGCGGGCCATGAACTTCTCTGGGCCTTTATATAAGATACAACTTCGAAAAGATTTCATTATAATTGGTTTAAAATATTATGTGATCCGATTCCCTCATGTTCTTAACGACTCTATTCTGCCAAGAAAGAAATCTAAGCTGTAACACCCTGAcccaatttttaatttaaatccTTCTGGTAGGAAAAATTGAACCGACTGAGAAAGATATCACTGATAAATTATCCTTTTTATATTTTAACTACAGGACTACTAACTAAGGCACTATTAAACTTATTGATTTTGTACTCCTTAAAGGAATGAAATAACTGATTTATTCAATTTTGTTGATGTGTTTAAACAGAATGTGGTAGagttataattactttaaaggCTAACACTATTTCATGGGCTTTATATTAAGAGTTGGCTCTACGAGAAACTTTTCCAACATGAGAAGGAAGGTAATTGAGACCCTAAACATTAACTATTATGCACAAAAGTTGAATTGGATCgcctatcaaaaaaattttgaattggaactctaggcctgccctctctgatgcctttTGGCTCTGATTTCGGGGCATGGTTCTGCAGTAAAACGTCTGGTttagggggccactgtttcaattattgttgttgtttggagGAAATCCGAGGggaaaaggataaaaaaattggaaagaaaacgtTATGCAGAAGCACATTACTGTTGCTAGTGTGTCTAGGGTCTAACGtgcaaaaaggaaaaccattAATTGCTTGTCCCAGAACACATTACTAGTTAAAGGTCTGAAATTGTGACTTTGAGAGTCAAAGTGATATCTgttactttcttcttcttcttttttttgatctgaGGGATATCTGTTACttattttgaagaaaatatgACAGGACCACAAAAAGTGGTACAATCCTCAATTGGAAGGATTTCAAATGACAGTTTTACTAGGCATTTCACTTATATGACCTTTTACTTTCATTGCATCTCTCTatctattttctttcttgtgtGATGACTttattgaatatatatattcctCCAGTGAATGTGATTAACATGAAAAGGCGGAAGTGGCTCAAGAGAGAACGTTTTATGAACTTCGGTGATGTCTACTCTGACAAGGTTGACAGGATTTCCCAGCTGCCAGAACCAATCATTCACCACATCCTTTCGTTGCTCCCCACAGAAGATGCAGTTTGTACAAATGTTTTGTCAAAGACATGGCGCCGTATATGGTCCACCTTCCCTGTTTTTGATTTCAGGTTAGTCGATGGTAAATACTTTGATAAACACGGTATTGAAGATTGGGATGCTGAGACatcaaaagatgattttttgagCTTCGTGGAAGAATCTCTGAAGCGCCGCCTTGTCCAGGATTTCAGTATCGATAAGTTTCAGATGCATATTCTCTTCGGCAGCTTAAAATCTTTGACCCCTTGGATGGATCGATGGCTTACCATTGTTACTGAGAGGAATGTGAAAGAGTTGGATTTAAATGTCGGTTGTGCTGGTACTAGAATTTACAGCTTACCTGCGATTGTCCTTGGTGCGAAATCTATTTATGTGCTAAGGTTGTCAAATTGTAATTTAAATCTTAATGTAGCTGATGGTATCATCAAATTTTCGCACTTGCGAGAGTTGAATCTCAGAGAGATGCATGTTGATGAATGGATGATTCAAACTTTCACCTCTAGTTGCCCTTTCATTGAGTCTTTGGAACTCGGTAGTTGCCATGGGCTTGACAGTCTTTGCCTCCCTTCAAGTCTACTTCAACTCAGTAAGGTTGTGCTGAGGGATTGCTATGGACTTAAAATTGTGCTGATAGAGGCACCTAATCTTATTCATTTCTACATCAGGAACGCATCATCTGTTCCATGCGAGATCAACTTGGTTGCTTGCAGTAAGTCTCTCAGGAAATTGTCACTACTCAGTGCCACCATGACAGAGGAGGAATTCCAAAATCTCATGTCTCTCACTCCCGGTGTTGAGGTTCTGGAGTTGTACTACCTTGGCCGATGTTCAAGAATTATGATTTCGAGTCAAAATCTAAAGCGACTGGTTCTGAAAGCATGCAAGAAGTGGTTGGTTGCGGAAATTGACACTCCAAATCTGTTGTCAGTTGAACATACTTGCTATCAGAGGTACTTGTCCTTCAACTATATCAACGCAGCACATCTCCGGGAAGTTGACTTGGAATTCTGCCTTGCAAGTCATGACATCGGTTGGTTTTCTAAATTGAAAGAGTTTCTCACAAGCTTCGCTCATTCTGAAAATTTCAGTATGGTGGTTCTCTGCTCCAAGGTGTTTTAATTTTGATGTTCTTTATCTTCTGTTTATTGTTATCTCATCAATCACCATATATTATGTGTTATTTGTTTCGACCTGTTTAAAATGTTTTATACATTGTTTGCTAATGTTATTTGCAGAATGTCAGTATTCATGCAAAATTAAGGGAAATCTTGCTTCTGCCACTCTATACTCTCATGGATCTGAATCCTCAAGTTATTATTTCTTCAAAGACTTTTACAGAACTTGTAGATCGCGTATTTGACAGATTCCATCCTGATACTTTGTCTCTTATATCGATGTGTTCATGCAGAAAATATCTAGAGGTATTCTCTCTGGTGCACAAGTTATCGTGTTGCTACGTCTAGTGTAAATTGTAACTTGTTCATTCGTTCTCGTGTAATGCAATTTACAGTTTCTATATGAAAGTTTAGTGGAGCAAGAAGATCATTGTGAAGATTTTAGAAGCAGAAGGAATCACTGGAGGCACTTTTTAGGTGGATTTGAGATCGAGAATCTTGAAGGAGTTGAAGAAAATAGGACATCTCCGTGGAAAGCTTTCTTAAAGTCATATTTAACTGTTGCATACTGGACGGTTGCACTTAAATTGGAATGGAAATGCACGAAGATGTATAAAAGTTCAGGTGTTATGTTTTAGATTCATTGTCTCGAGATGTTGTTGAATTGAGACATAATTGCCAGTTTGAATAACTGTTTCCAGTTTCTTTTTCCATCTTTGAGTACTGTTTCCGGGCCAACTACTTGGTCTATCATTGAGTGCTGTTTAACCCAGAAACTTTGACAAactgaaattttcaaattgagCTGTCTTGAGTGTACGAGATCCCAGATTGAGTTTGTAAAATTTAGCTCAGGTGCTTAAAGATTGTGCAATCCTTAGTGGTATTCCGTTTGGGCTAATCGTCTTTATGTTGTAGCAATTAACTGTTCATAAGATAGTGCAATTATCTTCAGTTCTGGATGTCAAGGACCTTTCTTCTTCATCAGCCCCTTCATCATCAATTGTATAAGAGGTAAGTAGCTTATTGCTAAAACTTCATTCCATTAATTCGTTTCAAGAATTGGATGTGTATTGTAAGATAGCGTGTTAGTCCCACATTATTTAGTTGAGTAATGAAACACGACGTTCCATAATATAGATAAACAGTATTGTGTGTCTAGGGTTGATCAACACCCTAAACACTTTTCCTTTCccaaacaacatggtatcagagcctcccTTACCCTAATGTCACATTACTGTATGTTTAGATAGCATATTTTGGAGCGTAGCGTTAAAATGGGGTTCAGTGGTTTTGGAGTTCGTGTCGTTTTAAGTGACAGTAATGGTATGTCTTCTAAGTGACAGTAATGGTATTTCAATGGAGAATATGATACGTTGCgaaaggaatttttggaaggTGGATAgggaaaaaagaacaagaagtcTGTATGTACCAGTGTATGGATTTGATGGTGACAACTGTTATCTCTGGGAGACAAAGGACATGTGACTATTGAGGCCTGTATGTATCAGTGTatcattttttgtgtgtggtatTTTTGTAGTTCTTTTGCAGCAATATCATAGATATTATGTTTATGAACTTTATATAATTCCCAAAAAGTGAACTAGTGGTCATGGAAGTACTGCCTTCTGATTGGTTTTtagtagaggtggcaaatgggcggATTGAAATGGGTCGTGGGTTGAATATGAGCGGGTTGAATACGGGTCAATATTAGTCGGTTTGATACAggtcgggtcaaatatgggtcgaTCCATACCCAAACCCGACCCGTTTACCTCCTTTCATGCCCCTTTTCAATATAAAACGAAGTCGTTTCACTTTGGCTAACTGGCTATCAATATGTCTTCGTTtgggggagtggtggtggcATTGAGGGTTTGAAAGTGTTTTTGTTGATGTCAATAGTCGAGGGGGGTTCTTGTTGGTTAATGTTGGGGAAGAAGACTAGGAAAAAGCTCTGTCCCCAACTATCATTGTTGTTGTCTCTCTTGCCTTTTGCTGTGAacgccatctctctctccctctctaattaGCTCTTTGTTGATGTCAATGGTTGGTGGTTTTTGGTGTAGTGGAGGGaaggggatggtgttgtgcacatccggaccgtccaaattGCACGGTGGTGCTGTAAACTGTCCAATCGTCTCGgcaatagagttttttttttctggagtGAGGGATTTTGTTtggggttttctttttctgttttgtgaTCCCCTTTTGgaattttccttccctttttctGAACTGAATGGATGCATTACGGAGTACTACTGTGTaggaaggagaggagagagcTGGAGTGTACTTAAGTTGTCAAGAGGAAAATGGTTCAGTGTTGCACGCGCATGTGAGCTGAGAGAGAGGAACCAAACATCTGAGGAACAAGAGGGCTGGGAGTGCTAACTCACGACGTGTCCCAATACATCAACAATTGCATTGTGATGCGAGGCTTTGACCGTGTGACAACTTAACCCAATTTTCCACCTGCTCATGCTTGCAAACTGTTTATCGCAGAGGCCGGTAGGGAGTAAAAAATGGGCCAGTGGGTCTTTCAATTTCAGCtcatattgaacccattttcaACCCATCTAATTCAATCCATATCAACTCATTATATAATATGGGCGGATTGGGTTGAGTTATAAGTGAGTGGATATGGGTTAAAAAATGTGGGTTGGGATTGCCACCTCTAGTTTTTAGTTTTGCCGTGTTTTGCAATGTCTACAAGGAGTTTCCTTTGTTGCATTATTTGTGAAGTTTTAATATGATGTGAATGTTTGTCTctattgtgcataccgatgctttGAACTATCAATGAAGTAAGCAtgataatgtgcacataaattgaattgggtctctaggcctgccctctttgATGTCATTCGGCTTTAATTTGGAGGCATGGTTtcgcagcaaaacaggtatacgggggccactgtttcagtggtattttgagagcggcaattttgtgcatattgcctaaggttaggtttgtctccaatcctcccccacccatacccccattgattggggactacatgggttctgttgttgttgttgaatgTTTGTCTCTGCTGCATATATGTCTAATCCAGTTATCATAGAAGCCTTATTTCCAAAGGAAAGTAGGAATCCATCTCTCAAAGTAGAAATGCAAAATTAGATTATATAGTGAAGTTTATCTATACATTTACTATCTTTAATTCGAGTTCATCTGATGCTACTCTATCTTTCCGGCAGGAACTACCATAGAAGGAATTTTGAGACAGGCTGCAGATGTCGAGGAGGTTGATAGAAAAGTTCAAGAACATGAACAAGGTTactcacaaaaaaagaagtcgTCGTCGTCTGTATGTACCGGTGTGAATCTATGACTGTTTGCTCACAATTTGCTGTCCTTGCTCCGGCCATTTGGAATGATAGGAACGCATTGGTGTTTTCTAACAAAGTGGCGGAGTCAGCCAGGGTCGTGGAGAAGGCTTATGACATTCTATCTGAGTACCAAGATGCTGTGGAAGTGGTTAAATGAACACCTCCTCCAATGGGAGTTTACAAGGTAAATGTGGATGTTCGCTGAGATCCTAACCGCAAAATGGCAGGAGTTGGGGTGGTTATCAGAGATTGGTGGGGCAATCTCATTGCTGCGTGTTCTCAGAAAGTGCAGTATAACCCTTCACCagttattcaagcttttgcagCTCGTAAAGGTTGTCTCTTGGCTGGAGAGCTTAATCTGGGCAGCATTATGGAAAGTGACTCTTTGCAAATCATTAAAGCTTTGAACAAAACCAG carries:
- the LOC131318541 gene encoding uncharacterized protein LOC131318541 isoform X2 translates to MVQRQLESDGAVNVINMKRRKWLKRERFMNFGDVYSDKVDRISQLPEPIIHHILSLLPTEDAVCTNVLSKTWRRIWSTFPVFDFRNASSVPCEINLVACSKSLRKLSLLSATMTEEEFQNLMSLTPGVEVLELYYLGRCSRIMISSQNLKRLVLKACKKWLVAEIDTPNLLSVEHTCYQRYLSFNYINAAHLREVDLEFCLASHDIGWFSKLKEFLTSFAHSENFSMVVLCSKNVSIHAKLREILLLPLYTLMDLNPQVIISSKTFTELVDRVFDRFHPDTLSLISMCSCRKYLEFLYESLVEQEDHCEDFRSRRNHWRHFLGGFEIENLEGVEENRTSPWKAFLKSYLTVAYWTVALKLEWKCTKMYKSSGVMF
- the LOC131318541 gene encoding putative F-box/LRR-repeat protein At3g28410 isoform X1; the encoded protein is MVQRQLESDGAVNVINMKRRKWLKRERFMNFGDVYSDKVDRISQLPEPIIHHILSLLPTEDAVCTNVLSKTWRRIWSTFPVFDFRLVDGKYFDKHGIEDWDAETSKDDFLSFVEESLKRRLVQDFSIDKFQMHILFGSLKSLTPWMDRWLTIVTERNVKELDLNVGCAGTRIYSLPAIVLGAKSIYVLRLSNCNLNLNVADGIIKFSHLRELNLREMHVDEWMIQTFTSSCPFIESLELGSCHGLDSLCLPSSLLQLSKVVLRDCYGLKIVLIEAPNLIHFYIRNASSVPCEINLVACSKSLRKLSLLSATMTEEEFQNLMSLTPGVEVLELYYLGRCSRIMISSQNLKRLVLKACKKWLVAEIDTPNLLSVEHTCYQRYLSFNYINAAHLREVDLEFCLASHDIGWFSKLKEFLTSFAHSENFSMVVLCSKNVSIHAKLREILLLPLYTLMDLNPQVIISSKTFTELVDRVFDRFHPDTLSLISMCSCRKYLEFLYESLVEQEDHCEDFRSRRNHWRHFLGGFEIENLEGVEENRTSPWKAFLKSYLTVAYWTVALKLEWKCTKMYKSSGVMF